The DNA sequence TGACTTGGACGACAAGGTTGCAGCCATAAACCGCAAGCTCTTTTACAGGATATTTGACCCGATCGCCTTGTATCAGGTCTCATACGACGAAGAGGGCAATACTGCAAATGTGATCTTCATGGACATCAACCCAGCCTACGAACGCGTCATGGGAGTAAGACGCAAGGACATTATAGGAAAGACCTTTGCCGAAGTTTGGCCCTCTGCGGAAAGGCAGTGGCACCAGCTCGTCATCGACGTAGCTCGAAGCGGACGCTCCAAGCACTACGAAGGAGAAAGCCATGACACGGGAAAATACCTCTACGCGCTCGGATTCAGCCCGGTCAAAGGCCAAGTAGCCGTTATTTTTTTAGACATGACTGAGTGGAAAAGGTCGCAGGAAGCCCTGCAGAAAAGCGAGTCTCAGCTTATCCGTTACCGCGAAAAGCTGAGAGATTTGGTCGCAAAGCTTTCCCTTGCCGAGGAGGAGACACGTCGAGACATCGCAATAAAGCTTCATGATAAGGTGGGTTATTCCCTCGCCATGATAATGCATCGCCTTCAGCACCTCTACAGCGAAACTGACAAAGAAGGCAGTCGTCAAAAGATAAATGAGATCATGGAGATGCTGAGCGACGTCATTCAGGACACTAGGAATATGACCTTTGAAATAAGCTCTCCTTTGCTTTACGAAGTTGGGCTGCCTGCCGCCTTGGAATCCCTTGCCGAACAAATCCTAAAACCTCACGATATCGCTGTGGATTTCAAGGCAATCGGTTCGCCCGACAACAAGCTTGGCAGGGACATCAACGTGCTTTTATATCAGATGACCAGGGAACTTCTCATAAACGTCGTAAAGCATGCCGAGGCGACCCGCGTATCCATCCGCGTGCATTTCGGCAAAAATAAGGTCCGCATAGTGGTAGAAGACGACGGAAGGGGTTTTGACGACCAAAAGAAACGAGATAGCAAATGCAGGGGATTT is a window from the Acetomicrobium flavidum genome containing:
- a CDS encoding PAS domain-containing sensor histidine kinase — translated: MKEIPYGDFSKNDLDDKVAAINRKLFYRIFDPIALYQVSYDEEGNTANVIFMDINPAYERVMGVRRKDIIGKTFAEVWPSAERQWHQLVIDVARSGRSKHYEGESHDTGKYLYALGFSPVKGQVAVIFLDMTEWKRSQEALQKSESQLIRYREKLRDLVAKLSLAEEETRRDIAIKLHDKVGYSLAMIMHRLQHLYSETDKEGSRQKINEIMEMLSDVIQDTRNMTFEISSPLLYEVGLPAALESLAEQILKPHDIAVDFKAIGSPDNKLGRDINVLLYQMTRELLINVVKHAEATRVSIRVHFGKNKVRIVVEDDGRGFDDQKKRDSKCRGFGLFSIKERLYSIGGSIQIISEPGRGTIVSLVAPTGKDNGDAG